In Candidatus Zixiibacteriota bacterium, the DNA window GCCGTTCGTCATAGGGCAAGTTTCTCCATTTCTGCTACCTGGGTTTTAAACAGATTGAGCGTGGCTCTTACCGGATCGGGTGTGGCCATATCTATTCCGCAGATTTTTAACAGTTCTATCGGATGGTCTTTGCCGCCAGAACTGAGCATCTCAAGATATTTGTCTATGATCCCTTTTTCGCCGTTTATGAATTTGGTTAGTATTGCCTGCGATGCCGCATACGATGTCGAATACTGATAGACATAATACATATTATAGAAATGCGGAATGCGGCACCATTTAAGCGGCGCAAATTCATCGACAACCAAATCCGGTCCAAAATACTGCTGGGTCAGGTTGCGGTACATCTCGCTCATAATGTCAGGCGAAAGAGCGCCCCCCTTTTCGACTTCGGAATGAATCATGAGTTCAAAGCGGGCATACATGATCTGGTTGAAGAATGTCCCCATAGTCATATCAATATATCTGTTTAAGAGCGAGAGTTTCTCCTTCGGGTTGTCAGTCCCTTTGAGCATGAGTTGCATCAGCAGACCCTCGTTAAGCGTAGAAGCGACCTCGGCCACAAAAATCGAGTAGTGCGCTTTGGGATATGGCTGTGCGGCATTGGCCAGCGCGCTGTGCATGGCATGTCCCATCTCATGGGCGAGAGTAAACATCGAATCGGTTGTGTCGTTGTAATTCATCAGGACAAACGGATGGGTCGAATAATTTCCCCAGCTATACGCCCCGCCGCCTTTGCCTTCGGTTTCAAATACATCAACCCATCGCGTTGAAAATGCCTTTGATAACGAACTCACATACTTCTCACCCAGCGGCTTTGAGGCCTCGATTACTTGTCGCACTGCCTCCGCATACGGGGTTTGCCGCTCCATATCCGGAAATAGCGGACAGACCATGTCGTAGGGATATATTTCATCGAGTTTGAGAATTTTTTTGCGAAGCCGCACGTAGTCATGCAGTCCCGCAAGGTTTGACTCGGTTGTGTCCAAAAGAGAATGATATACCGAAAGGGGAATATTATCTCCATCAAGGGCACGCTCAAGACAGGTATTGAACCGCCGAGCTTTAGTATAGAAGACATCTTTATTGACCGAGGAGGCAAGCGACGCGCCGAGGGTATTCACATGTTCTTTGTATGGGGCGTAAAAGGCCTCGTGTGATTCCTTACGCACACGTCTATCCTTTGATTCTATAAGTTTAGCGTAGCGCTGTTTGGTGAGCTTTATCTCATTGCTGTCTTCGTCGATTATCGAA includes these proteins:
- the pepF gene encoding oligoendopeptidase F, with product MPTDIATKPNTIPQRHDVNAEHTWKLTDIYPNDESWEADYKKVQSLIEEAKTYNGRLGKLAKTLYACLEARSDISIIMMNLYQYAYLSKDVDNRVSKYQAMTQRGMMLSAQAGAAFSFIEPELLKLDEKKLRALAAKFPRTDYYDFYIEELIRSKAHVRSEEVEELLAMSSVVARGPDTIFSMFDDADIKYPSIIDEDSNEIKLTKQRYAKLIESKDRRVRKESHEAFYAPYKEHVNTLGASLASSVNKDVFYTKARRFNTCLERALDGDNIPLSVYHSLLDTTESNLAGLHDYVRLRKKILKLDEIYPYDMVCPLFPDMERQTPYAEAVRQVIEASKPLGEKYVSSLSKAFSTRWVDVFETEGKGGGAYSWGNYSTHPFVLMNYNDTTDSMFTLAHEMGHAMHSALANAAQPYPKAHYSIFVAEVASTLNEGLLMQLMLKGTDNPKEKLSLLNRYIDMTMGTFFNQIMYARFELMIHSEVEKGGALSPDIMSEMYRNLTQQYFGPDLVVDEFAPLKWCRIPHFYNMYYVYQYSTSYAASQAILTKFINGEKGIIDKYLEMLSSGGKDHPIELLKICGIDMATPDPVRATLNLFKTQVAEMEKLAL